The Pedobacter ginsengisoli region TTTAGTGCCCTTAAGCAAGGAATTACAGCTATAGATACTGCGCCTGCGTATGGAGATGCAGAACAGCTTGTAGGCAAAGCTTTAGGTCAGTGGTCTGGTAAAAGGCCTTTGATCAGTACTAAGGTAGGTCGTTTGAAAGGCTATAAGGTCGATGAAGCACATTACGATTACAGTGCCGATGGAATGAAAAGGAGTGTCGAAAACAGCTTGAAAACACTAAATATTCCTGTTGTAGATATTCTTTTTCTACACGACCCTGCTGCAATTCCTCAATCGGCTATGGAAGGTGTATTAAAGCAAATGGAATTTTTTAAGCATAATGGTTATACAAAAAAAATAGGTTTGGGCGGAAATGCACCCGAATGGTTTGAACCTTATTTAAAGACCAACCTATTTGATGTAATTATGGAGTATAACAGGCTAAATGCTTGTTCTATTGATGCATTGGATACTACTATTCCTGTTTGCAGAGAAAATGATAAGGAATATTATGCTGCCAGTCCTTTAAATATGGGATTGTTAGGCTGCAATTTTTCGGAATTTACCAATTCTCCTCCAAATTGGCTCGAATTAAAGAGTATAGAACAGGCAAGAAGAGTGAATAGTATAGCATACGAGCATAATCTTTCGCTACAGGTACTTGCCCATCGATTTCTTTTAACCATTCCGGCTCAGTTTAAAATTGTAATTGGCGCTGCAGATAGGATGCAGTTAACTGGTACTCTTGATGCAATGAAATTGGGTGAATTGCCTTCCGAAATTTATAATGAGATTCTACTAACGCTTAATGAAAAATAGATGTACAATATAGATAATGAGATTTTTAATATAAATAGAATTAGAATAAGGGTTTTAGAACAGGTGGATGCGGTAATTCCTTTTCAGGATGCTACCATGGGACCTTTTCCAAAGTTTGGAATATCAATTATTACAATAGAGGATGAGGATGGAAATCTGGGAGAAGCCCCGGTTTACAACAGCTATATGAATATTTTGGAAACCTGTCTTTTCCCAATACTTTTTCATAGCCACTCTGTGCCGTATATAGAGTTTTATCCAAAGTTATATTGGGCTATTAGAAATGAGGGATTTAAAGGTGCAGCTGGTGCCATATTGGGGCAAATTGATATGGCTTTGTATGATTTGGCAGCCAGACGTAGAAAAGTGCCCCTTTATAGATATATTGGAGGTACTCATAATGACGTGAAAATGTATGGCTGTGGGGGAGGAACGAATTATACGCTGAAGGAACTGGAAAGTGAAGTAACTTTCTTGATGGATAAAGGAGTGGACTGTTACAAAATGAAGGTTGGGAAAAATTTTGGAACAAAAATAAATGAGGACATTGAAAGAGTGAAATTTGTAAAACAACTGGTTGGTAACAGAATGGAAATTGCAGCTGATGTAAACCAGATTTGGAATTGTAATGATGTATTCAAATTTCTTGATGCCGTTGGAGAAGAGAGCTTGTGTTGGTTAGAAGAGCCCATACACTCAGCGTCTTATGATCAAATAGAACAGCTTTGTAAAAAAATATCGGTTACGGTGGCCTACGGGGAATCGGAACGGACATCAAAAATATTCCCAACTCTTGTCAATTCTGGAGTTAGACATTTACAACCGGTACCCACACAATTGGGTGGGATGAAGGAGTGGATGGAAATAAGAGACCTTTGTGAAAATCAAAATTTGCAATTATCTTCTGGTGGATATTCCCTATATTCAGCCTTTCTCATGACATCTGCAAATAGAGATTGCATGATCGAATATTTGTATCCTCTTATGTATGGCCTGGAAAAATACTTTTTAGTTAAGCCATTATGGGAAAACGGTAGGTTCTATTTATCTGAAATAGAAGGACTACCTGTAAGGATTGATTGGGATTACTGTTATAAGGAAAATAAGATAGTACAAGAACGGTTATGGGAAAAACAAGATGTTTCAAAATATAACCCTGTTGTGTCTATGTAACTAAGGGACCAAATTTGAGTTTATCATTCAATTATATCGATTATCTAATTTTAGGGCTATATGCCCTTGCTTTGTTTTTTATTGGTTTTCGCTCCGGTAAAAAGGAGAAAAATCAGGAAGATATATTTTTGGGTGGAAGATCATTGAAGTGGTGGCAAATTGGTTTCTCTATGTTTAGTGCCAATGCAGGGCCTATTATGTTAATTGGTTTTGCAGGTGTTGGTTTTTCGCATGGTATTGTTGGCAGTAATTTCGAATTACTAGCATGGGTATTTTTAATGCTGCTGGGCATGGTTTTTTTACCCTATTACCTAAAAACTAAAATAAGTACGATTCCACAATTTTTATTAATTCGTTTTGGTAAACGTTCTTATAATTTTCTGGTTATATATAGCTTGATTTCAATTTTGGTGGTATGGTTAGGGAGTGCATTGTATGCCGGAGGCTTATTAATTTCAGGGATATTTGGTTGTTCTTTGTTTACGGCACTGGTAATAATTGCTTTGATTGCGACTAGTTTTACTGCCATTGGAGGGCTAAAAGCTGTAGTTCGTACCGGAGTTTTTCAATCTATTATTATTATCGTTTCTTCGATACTGCTTACTTTTTTGGGCTTTCAAAAAATTGGTAGTGTAGACTTGATGGTTAGCCAAACACCTGAATCGTATTGGAAGTTGTTTCTGCCTGCATCACATCCGGAATATTCATGGATAGCTATTGTTTTGGGCTACCCCGTTGTGGCTATTTATTATTGGTGTGCTGATCAAACGATTGTACAAAAAGTACTTGCAGCAGAGAACCTGAAAGAGGGACAATATGGCGCCTTGTTTGTTGGAGCACTTAAAATAATAATGCCTTTAATATTTATTCTTCCGGGTATTATGTGTTATGTTTTGTTTAGGGATGTAGCTCAGCCCGATAATGCCTACATTACTATGATTAAAGAATTAATGCCTCATGGCTTACTAGGTTTAAGTATTGCTGCATTAATCGCATCGTTGATTGATACGGTATCATCTAGTTTAAATTCTTTTTGTACCGTATTTACGCTGGATGTTGTTTCGCAGGTTAAAGTGCTTAATAAGAAGCAACAGGTAAAAATGGGGAGATGGATTACCATTATTGCTGCAATAGTAGGTGTAGGTATTGCGATGGTTTTCTCTTATTCGGGGAAAAACTTTTTTGAATTAAGCCAAGGCTTGGTTTCTATACTTGCCCCACCACTGTCTGTTGTTTTCCTTGCCGGCGTTATGTGGAAACGTGTAAATAGTATTTCGGTAGAAATAGTGCTTTATGGAGGTGGGTTCGTTTGCTTAATATTGGGTGCATGCCATGTGTTAAATTACCCTTATAAGGGCTATTGGCCACATTTCCTTTTACTTTCATTTTATTTATTTGTTGCGCTAAGCTTAGTAATTGTAGCGGTAACATTAATTACAAAACCTGCAATAAATCCGGTAGTACCTTCGCTTCTTGAATCCAAAAATAAACCCGTGGGGGAGGAAGCATATCATTCCAGACCTATTTGGTTGGTTTGGCTAGGACTGGCATCTGTAATGGTTTTAATTTATTTACTTTTTAACTAATATTTCGATGAAAAAAATATTCCTGCAGTTAGCATTCGTAATTTTTACTTGTTCTTTTATGATGTGTAATCCAGCTAATTCTGATCATAAAGAACCCGAATCTGTAGAAAAAGTATTTGTGGTAAATACTGTGGATAATGATAAAAAATTGAACGAATATCTAGAATACCATAAGCAAATTTGGCCTGAGGTAGAAGCCGGGTTTAAAAAAGCGGGCTATAAAAGTATTACACTTTATCGTTTCAATGATCTGATTGTTATGAGGATCACGGTACCTGAAAACGCAGATTTAAATGAAATGGGAAAGTTAGCAGAGTCTTATAGTCCCCGTTGTGTTGAATGGAATAAATTAATGAATACTTACCAAAAAGGTGTTAATGGCACTGCCGAAGGACAGAAGTGGGTTGAGGTAACTCCTTTTTACAAGTTTAAGCAGTAATTTTATATTGCTTAATAAAGTCTCTCGGAGATAAACCCTTTACTTCTTTAAAGTGCTTGTTAAAGTTTGATATATTATTATAGCCACTTTTGTAACAGGTTTCGGTTACATTGTGGTTACCTTCCATTAACAACTTAGCTGCGTGCCCAACCCTTATCTCTTTTATAAATTCAACTAAAGTTCTGTTGGTTTTAAGTTTAAAGAACCTGCAGAAAGCAGCTGTTGACATAGGGATAATTGAAGCCACATCCTGCAAAGAAATATCCTCTTTGAAATTATTGAATATATAATCAAACACACGGTTAATCTTGTTTGCTTCAGTTGATGTTTCAACGATATTAAATGAAGGAGATGACAGGCTTTTACAAGAGGTGGATTGAGCCAGAACATCCAGAAGTTGGAGCATTAATGCAGCACGTGATAATCCAGATTCAAATAACATTTGGTTCAGAATTATTTTTGCTCTTGCTACTGTAGGCCCAGAAAATAAAATTCCTTTTGAAGCATTTTCAAAAAGATGGTTTAGGAGTGCTGCTTCAGGTTTAGCAAGTAAATCTTTGCCTAGAAAATCCGGAAAAAAGTGCACAACAACTGCTTGAGGCTGTACTTTCTCGTCTATAGTATTATAGTATTGCCAGCAGTGTGGTAAATAACTTCCGAGAAGGACGAGTTCCGTTCCTTTAAAATCTTCGATATGATCTCCAACAAATCGTTTACCAAAACAATTTTCAATTAATGCAATCTCAAAATTAACATGAGACTTTAACGACGTATACTTTTTTACCTCCAGAATTTCTGATCGTACGGTAAATGATTGGTCAGGCGGAAAGGTAAAGTTCTCGTAAATGTATTGCATATCAGTGGTTTATTTGGTGTAATGTATAAAGCTAATTAGAATAGTTTATGCTCTAAATATAGTCTATTTATGTTTAGATATAAAGGTTTGGTGCAAAAAAAACATTGTAATTAATCAAATTAACAGTAGTTGTAACTAAGTATTGTTAAGAGATTTACCATTTAAGCAATCGATTGTTTTTTTTAATAGATTAAATAATCAAAGAACCAAAACCAATTTAAATAAATTATGAAACAGGTATTAAAAATGCACTTCAGAGTGCTCGGAATTATCTGGCTCTTACTGCAATCACATTCTGCCTTTGCACAAGGCAAAATTTCGGGAACAGTAATAGATGCTAAGGATAAAACCCCCTTACCAGGTGCTACCATTATCTTACAAGATGGTAGTGGAAAGTCAAAAACAGACGAAAATGGTAAGTTTGAAATTAACGTAGAAGCAGGTAGTAAGCTTAAAATCTCTATGACAGGTTATGATGCACAGGAAGTTATTGCTTCTCGTGGAATGGTAGTAGAGTTGGTTTTTTCGGCGGTGAATCTTGATGATGTAGTCATAGTAGGTTACGGAACGCAGAAAAAAGATTTAGTAACCGGTTCTATTGTAACAATGACAATGGAAGATACTAGAAGGAATTCACCAACAACATCGTTAGGGAATTTACTGGCGGGTCAAATGGCAGGTGTAAAGGTGGGTGTTCCTGCAGGTCGTCCTGGAACGGCCCCAGGTATTTCGATCCGTACAAAAACATCCTTTAATGATCAAAATGTATTATATGTCATTGATGGGTTGGTTACTGATAACTCTGCCGATTTTAATAATCTTAGCCCGAATGACATCGACAAAGTAACAGTGCTTAAAGATGCTGCAACAACAGCAGCTTATGGTGCACGTGCTTCGGGTGGTGTAATTGTTGTTACGACCAGACGTGGATCTAAAAATGAGAAAGCTAAAATCAATTATTCGTTCAATTCAGGATTTGATAAGCGAGGGAGGAATGCTGATTTAACGAGCGCGATTGAAACAGGACAAATCTATAACCGGATGAATCCTACAAATAATCCTTGGACTCAGTCTGATTTTGACTATTTCAAAAATATCAACAACGGTTGGGGATATGATCAGTTGGCTCAGGTATGGCAAGATCCTTATACTACAACCCATAATCTTAGTGCAACGGGTGGCGGTGATAAGATTACATATTTTATTGGGGGCTCTTATACAAAACAAGGTGCTTTTCAGAAGAATTCTAGTTACAAAAACTATAATTTCAGAGCTAACATTACAGCTGATATAGCCAAGAATTTTACTGTATTTGCGGGTGTTTCTGCCAATAATAATGTTAGTGACAGGCTTCCTAGTACCGGAGTAGGAGATGAAAATGGTATTTACCGTAAACAATTACTTTGGCAACCAGAGCAACCGGTGTGGACTGATGGTGGTAAGCCGATTGACTATGGCTGGATTGGTAATGTGGGTGCAGAAGTGAATGGAGAAGGTGGATACAATAAAGAAAATAATTTTAAACCGGTAATAAACCTGAAAGGCACATATAAAATTCCTTTTGTGGAGGGATTGAGTGTTTCATCACAATACATCAGGACTATTGCAAACAACCGAAAGAAAAATTATTTCACGAAATATGATATGTGGGTAATGAAACTTCTAGGTTCGAGCCGTCAAATTAGTACTCGTGATGAAGATTTACTTTCTCTGAAAAAATCATCACAGATTGGTAATAATTACCTGGAAGAGTCTTACAGATGGAATGATAATGAGCAATTGAATTTCCAGTTGAACTATGATCATACGTTTGGAAATGTACATCACGTACAGGGATGGCTTACTTATGAGCGTGCAGAAACTAAAGGAGGTGGTTTCAAAGCAGGACGTGAGAAATTCCCCGTTTATCAAACAGATCAATGGTGGGCTGCTAGTGGTGACCGTCTTGATTCATGGGCTCAAGGAGACAGTGATTTCAATAGGGGCGCAGAGCAGACTGTTGGACGTAAATCTTACGTTGGCCAGTTCTTCTATGATTATGACAGTAAATATTTGGCGAGTTTTACCTATCGTTATGATGGATCATATAAGTTTTCTGGAGACAAACGCTGGGGATTCTTTCCTTCAGGTTCATTGGGTTGGGTAATTTCTCGTGAAAACTTTTTCAGTAATGTAAATGGAATTGAACTGTTAAAAATAAGAGCTACAGCGGGTACTACTAGTGCCGATAATATTAATGCCTGGCAATATCAACAAAGCTATGATCCTGGTACTTCAGCTTATTTTGGAAGCACTCCTGTTACAAATGTTGGTATTTCTTACGGATCACTTGTTAATCCTGATATCACCTGGGAAAAATCGCGGAATTATAATATAGGTATTGATATCAATTTCTTAAAGCATTTTAGTGGCAGTGTGGAGTATTTTAATGCAAAGACTTATGATATTCTTGTTGACAGGGTTGCTCAGGTGCCACCTACGTTTAGTCGTAAGTTGCCAACATCAAACTATGGCGAATATAAATCAGAAGGTGTTGAAATGACATTTGGTTATCGCAACAAAACGAATCAGTTGAATTATTATGCAAATATCAATGCCAGTTATGCAGCTGCAACACCACTTGTTAGAGATAAAGTGGTTACTTATCCTTGGGAAGTTGATGTAAATCGTTCCGCATCAAAGATAGTAGCCTTTGTTCAAACAGGGATGATCCGTACACAGGCTGATCTGGATGCTTTTGTTGCTGCGAATCCAAATTATAAATTTAAAGGTATTGCACCTGCCTTAGGTCAATTAACCTATGCTGATTTGAGCGGTAAAGATGGTAAACCAGATGGTATTGTAGATGATTGGGATAAAACTATCATAAAGAAAAACAATAACCCAGTTTTATTAGGCTTAAACTTTGGAGCTGAATGGAAAGGGTTTAGTATTGATGCAAGTTTTGATGGTAGTTTCCGTAATTATAAATATATAAATAATCTGGTGGATGGAAATGTGGAATGGAATCGCATGTGGAAACCATGGGCTAATGATGCATGGACGCCTGAAAATCCAAATGCCACGTTACCTAGACGTTATTCAGCAAATGATAACGTTAGAACCGTGACTAATACTGAAAGTACTTTTTGGTTAAAGAATGCAAGTTTCTTACGTATGCGATTGTTGAACGTTGGATATTCAATCCCTACCAGCATTACGAATAAAATTGGTATTAACGGTGTGAAGCTTTATTTCAGCGGGTCTAATTTGTTTGTAATTAGCAAGTTCAATAAAAAATATTACGATCCACAATTAGGCGATGGCTTTAGTTATCCTGTTATGAAGAATTTCAATTTCGGGATTAATGTTTCGCTTTAATAATTATAAATTCTGAATATATGAAACTGAATAATAAATTTTTTAAGCTATTTCTTGCTAATATGTTGATACTATCATTGGTCTCATCTTGCAAGAAAGGACTGGATTATGATAATAATAGTGTAATCGTTCCTGAAGCTGTGTGGGGTGATCCCCAAATGATAAAGGCTTACCTTAATGATGTTTATGGTAAGTCAATGCCGGGTTGGCCAATTAACGGTTCGGAAACGGATGAAGCAATTGTAGAACCAAGACAATTCCCAGATTATGCACGTGGTATTATTTCTGAAGCTGGTACGAAACTAGATCTTAAGTACGACATAATTGATAAGGTTAACTTTTTTCTGGACGAATTAGCAGCAGTTCCGACTACTGTTCTCTCAGAAGAATTGAACAAACAATACACTGGTGAAGCCAAATTCTGGAGGGCATGGTCATATTGGGGTATGGTAAATCGCGTAGGGGGGGTGCCTCTTATTTTGCATAAACAGAATTTTAATGATGTACCTGGATTGTTCAAGCCACGTAATAAAACATCTGAATGTGTTGCCCAAATTGTTAAAGATTTGGATAGTGCTATTTTGTTATTACCAGGTGTTTACGCTAATGCAGGCGCAGATTATGGACGCATTACCAAAGTTGCTGCCATGGCTATGAAAGGAAGGGTATTACTTACTTATGCAAGTCCGTTGTTTAATCCATCTAATGACCCTGCACGTTGGCAGGCAGCCTATGACGCTTGCAAAGCAGCAGTTGATTTTGGCGCAACACAAGGACATACGTTACATCCTAATTATAGTAAAATCTGGACTGAGGAGAGAAATAAGGAAGTGGTTATGGTAAATCAGTTTTTTGATCCTGGACACGCCGTTAACTTTGCTGCAATTCGTCCAATGCCTTTGACTTCGGGATCAACTAATAATAATCAGCCTTTACTAAGTTTATTATTGGCTTTCCCGAAAAAGGATGGGTCTCCTATACAGTTTAATAAGGAAATGCTTTCGGATCCTACCTATAATGAACAGTTTTTAACTGATTTTTATACTAATCGTGACGATAGATTTTTTGCTACTGTTTGGTGTGGTGGTACACCTTACCCTACGCCTGATGATTCTCCTCCAAGTTATTTAAAAGGAAATAGTTACTGGATTGTTTGGGAACAAGATGCGGCTACTAGTAAGTACCTAATGGCCACCAATAAAATCCATCCAGGCATTTCAGGGTCAGGTTGTACTGGTTTTTTTCAACGTAAAGGACTTGATACTACATTGGTGGCAGCTCTGGTTGATAGGGGACAAACTGACTGGGTAGAGATGCGTTATGCTGAATTACTTATGAATTACGGTGAATGTGCAAATGAAGTAGGTAAATCAACGGAGGCTTTAGAAGTGTTAAAAACCATTAGAAAACGTGCAGGAATTACTGCAGGTTCGGGTGGGAATTATGGTATAGTGGCTTCAACTCAAACGGAAATAAGAGAAGCGTATATTAAAGAAAGTCAGGTTGAATTTGCCTTTGAAAATAAACGGTTTGAGAATTTAAGACGATTGAAACGTTTTGATATTTTAAATAATCAAGGTGCTCGTCATGGGTTATATATAACCTTGAAAAATGTTGCTGATAGACCAACTCCTCTAGATAATATTGTGAAGTCGGCCTCAGTAAGGTCGAAGTTTAGAGCGGCATATATTGATAATATCGACGGTGATGCAGATTATAAATATAATTTTACCACAAACCACTGGTTTTTTGCAATTAATCCAGCTCATATTTCTCAATCAAAAGATGTTTTAAAGCAAAACAAAGAATGGGGCGGTACTTTTGATCCATTACAATAGTTTTTTAAACAGTTAATTCATTCTAAAAATATCAGTTAGCGCTCCAATCATGGCCGGAAGAAATTCCTGCCATGATTTTATATTTTATACAAATAATCAATCAATTTTAGTCAAAATAGTAGATTTATATATACAACACACACAACTGAAACAGCCAATCCAATATGAAACTAAACTTTATTAAAATCGTAATTGTCTTTTTTATTACAACAATTCCAATATCGGTTTTTGCGCAGTACAATTTTAGCACCGATTATTTCAAAATCCAGATTAGCAATAAAGGCTGGATCACCAGTATGAAAAATATCACGGTTAAACCTAATCGTGAATTTAGTCCTACAGATAAGCCTTCGCCGGTGATGAGTTTATACGATAGTAAAAAGAATGTTTATTATCAGCCAACCAACGCAACCTATACCAAAGCCAGCCAAACAATGGTACTTAAATATCCAAATGGGTCAGTTGCCACAATCAGTATTGAGCCCAAAAAGAAATATTTTAAACTTACCCTGCAATCGCTCTCACCTCGTAATGGTATCGATGTTATCCAGTGGGGTAACTATCATACAAATATTACCAATCTAATGGGTGAAATTATTGGTGTTGCCCGTGATACCAGCAAAACGGTTAATTATGCCATTGGTATGTTTGCCCTGAACGACAAGACCATAAGTGGACTAGCCGAAACTGTTGGCGATGCAGCTCCTTTTCAATACATAATACATACGCCAGATGCCAAGCGTTTTCCTTTGCCTAAAGATCTTCATGAAGGACAAATTTTTACACTGGGTGGAGATGGTATTAGTGATGTTGCTTTTTACGCGCACAAAGAACCATGGTATAGAATTATGTATGGTAATGCAGCCTTAGTGGACAAAAAGGGCCAGATATCTATTGCTTATCAATCAAGAGACAGATCTTCTGAAAGAGAAATCTATTTTTCACTTATGCCGCTTATGGAGGCTAACAAACCAAACCACCTGCAAGTGCAACCATTGCCAGTAAATTATATTGGATCATCTGTAGCGCTATGGGGAAGTCCGGATAGCACAGCTTTGTTGGACGTGATTCAAAAAATTGTTTTGGCTGAAAAGCTTCCTCATCCAACTATTAATGGGAAATGGGTAAAAGATCCTGCTGCTTTCGTTCCTGATGCCCTTACAAGTGGTAATTTAAATGATAGTATTATCTCTTATACATCAAGATTAGGCTTTAAAACTATAAGTTTATATGATCAAGGCTTTTTAAGAGCTGATCGTGGGAACAATGGATATATTGACGGAAAGAATTTTGAGAGAAAACCAATAAAACTAACAACTGGAAATGTTTCGCATAAAGAGTTTTCGGATATGGCAGCTAAAAAAGGTATCATGATAGGGAGAACCCCGATTACTAATTCTTTAGCCCCAGGTACTATGGATGCCAGTCCAATGCCAAGTGATAGTTTGTGCTATCAGCAAAAACGCTTACTCGTAAAAAGTATCAGTGTAACGGATACAGTTATTCTTGTTGACGACCCAACCTATCTTGAGGAGATTGCCAGTTGGGAAGGCCACAGTGCTCACTTAAATATGGTTAAAATTGGTAAAGAACTTATCTATTATAAGGGGGTATCGAAAGACAAACCATACCGACTTTTAAATGTAAAGCGCGGATATTGGAAGACTACTCCTTCAAATCATGCTAACAGAGATACCATTTATAAACTTCAGGTTACAGTTGGCGGTGGTTATGATGGGCTTGTACCGAATATACAATTGCAAGACAAAATAGCTGAGCACTTTGCTGAGATTTGTAAAATCAATGGCCTATCTTATTACGATTTTGATGGGCAGGAGTTTTTGTTTAATACCGGACATGGTTATTATTCGACCAAACGTTTCTTTGGTAAAATGTTTGAAAAAGCAAAGAAGTTAGGTGTTCCATATATCCGTTTCACAGGTGCAACTTTATCTGAAGGATCATGGCATTATCAAAGTATTTGGAATGTTGGTGGTGGAAAGAATTTGTATGATGCTGAAACCCGCGAATGGGGCAGTTCAACAAGTCAGGGAAAAGATCTGCGTGATGTAACTTATGCCAACTATTTTCCTGTGGGTATGGGTGGCAATTTCCCAATCAACGCCAAATCTAAAGTTGAAGAATATGAGCATATACAAGCCATTTCAGTAGGGGTTGGTACAACATACAGTTTGAGATTAAACCAAAAGGATGTTGAAAGTTGCCCTCAGAAAGATGCTATCTTTAAAGCAATAAGAACATGGGAAGATGCCAGAGCTGCCAATGCGTTTCCAATATGGGTAAAAGATCAGCTGTCAGACCCTTCGCAATCATTTCATTTGGAAAGTGTTGATGCTAATAATTGGAACTTATACAAGACAAATAGAGATGGTTCGAACAAAAAAATGTTTGTGAAATTAAAAAGAGCTGTTGGGTATTAGTAACCTTTTCATATCTAAAATAAAGAATAGTATGCAACCAAATAAAATGATCTTACAGTTTTTTTGCCCAAAATGGGGACAGGAACATGAAACTTATGATGCTTTTTGCCGAAAGGTAAAGGAGGCAGGGTACGATG contains the following coding sequences:
- a CDS encoding aldo/keto reductase; the protein is MLKEINKLVLGTVGLGGIWREVDTEESIMTVFSALKQGITAIDTAPAYGDAEQLVGKALGQWSGKRPLISTKVGRLKGYKVDEAHYDYSADGMKRSVENSLKTLNIPVVDILFLHDPAAIPQSAMEGVLKQMEFFKHNGYTKKIGLGGNAPEWFEPYLKTNLFDVIMEYNRLNACSIDALDTTIPVCRENDKEYYAASPLNMGLLGCNFSEFTNSPPNWLELKSIEQARRVNSIAYEHNLSLQVLAHRFLLTIPAQFKIVIGAADRMQLTGTLDAMKLGELPSEIYNEILLTLNEK
- a CDS encoding enolase C-terminal domain-like protein; the encoded protein is MYNIDNEIFNINRIRIRVLEQVDAVIPFQDATMGPFPKFGISIITIEDEDGNLGEAPVYNSYMNILETCLFPILFHSHSVPYIEFYPKLYWAIRNEGFKGAAGAILGQIDMALYDLAARRRKVPLYRYIGGTHNDVKMYGCGGGTNYTLKELESEVTFLMDKGVDCYKMKVGKNFGTKINEDIERVKFVKQLVGNRMEIAADVNQIWNCNDVFKFLDAVGEESLCWLEEPIHSASYDQIEQLCKKISVTVAYGESERTSKIFPTLVNSGVRHLQPVPTQLGGMKEWMEIRDLCENQNLQLSSGGYSLYSAFLMTSANRDCMIEYLYPLMYGLEKYFLVKPLWENGRFYLSEIEGLPVRIDWDYCYKENKIVQERLWEKQDVSKYNPVVSM
- a CDS encoding SLC5 family protein, whose protein sequence is MSLSFNYIDYLILGLYALALFFIGFRSGKKEKNQEDIFLGGRSLKWWQIGFSMFSANAGPIMLIGFAGVGFSHGIVGSNFELLAWVFLMLLGMVFLPYYLKTKISTIPQFLLIRFGKRSYNFLVIYSLISILVVWLGSALYAGGLLISGIFGCSLFTALVIIALIATSFTAIGGLKAVVRTGVFQSIIIIVSSILLTFLGFQKIGSVDLMVSQTPESYWKLFLPASHPEYSWIAIVLGYPVVAIYYWCADQTIVQKVLAAENLKEGQYGALFVGALKIIMPLIFILPGIMCYVLFRDVAQPDNAYITMIKELMPHGLLGLSIAALIASLIDTVSSSLNSFCTVFTLDVVSQVKVLNKKQQVKMGRWITIIAAIVGVGIAMVFSYSGKNFFELSQGLVSILAPPLSVVFLAGVMWKRVNSISVEIVLYGGGFVCLILGACHVLNYPYKGYWPHFLLLSFYLFVALSLVIVAVTLITKPAINPVVPSLLESKNKPVGEEAYHSRPIWLVWLGLASVMVLIYLLFN
- a CDS encoding L-rhamnose mutarotase, whose translation is MKKIFLQLAFVIFTCSFMMCNPANSDHKEPESVEKVFVVNTVDNDKKLNEYLEYHKQIWPEVEAGFKKAGYKSITLYRFNDLIVMRITVPENADLNEMGKLAESYSPRCVEWNKLMNTYQKGVNGTAEGQKWVEVTPFYKFKQ
- a CDS encoding helix-turn-helix domain-containing protein, which produces MQYIYENFTFPPDQSFTVRSEILEVKKYTSLKSHVNFEIALIENCFGKRFVGDHIEDFKGTELVLLGSYLPHCWQYYNTIDEKVQPQAVVVHFFPDFLGKDLLAKPEAALLNHLFENASKGILFSGPTVARAKIILNQMLFESGLSRAALMLQLLDVLAQSTSCKSLSSPSFNIVETSTEANKINRVFDYIFNNFKEDISLQDVASIIPMSTAAFCRFFKLKTNRTLVEFIKEIRVGHAAKLLMEGNHNVTETCYKSGYNNISNFNKHFKEVKGLSPRDFIKQYKITA
- a CDS encoding SusC/RagA family TonB-linked outer membrane protein; protein product: MKQVLKMHFRVLGIIWLLLQSHSAFAQGKISGTVIDAKDKTPLPGATIILQDGSGKSKTDENGKFEINVEAGSKLKISMTGYDAQEVIASRGMVVELVFSAVNLDDVVIVGYGTQKKDLVTGSIVTMTMEDTRRNSPTTSLGNLLAGQMAGVKVGVPAGRPGTAPGISIRTKTSFNDQNVLYVIDGLVTDNSADFNNLSPNDIDKVTVLKDAATTAAYGARASGGVIVVTTRRGSKNEKAKINYSFNSGFDKRGRNADLTSAIETGQIYNRMNPTNNPWTQSDFDYFKNINNGWGYDQLAQVWQDPYTTTHNLSATGGGDKITYFIGGSYTKQGAFQKNSSYKNYNFRANITADIAKNFTVFAGVSANNNVSDRLPSTGVGDENGIYRKQLLWQPEQPVWTDGGKPIDYGWIGNVGAEVNGEGGYNKENNFKPVINLKGTYKIPFVEGLSVSSQYIRTIANNRKKNYFTKYDMWVMKLLGSSRQISTRDEDLLSLKKSSQIGNNYLEESYRWNDNEQLNFQLNYDHTFGNVHHVQGWLTYERAETKGGGFKAGREKFPVYQTDQWWAASGDRLDSWAQGDSDFNRGAEQTVGRKSYVGQFFYDYDSKYLASFTYRYDGSYKFSGDKRWGFFPSGSLGWVISRENFFSNVNGIELLKIRATAGTTSADNINAWQYQQSYDPGTSAYFGSTPVTNVGISYGSLVNPDITWEKSRNYNIGIDINFLKHFSGSVEYFNAKTYDILVDRVAQVPPTFSRKLPTSNYGEYKSEGVEMTFGYRNKTNQLNYYANINASYAAATPLVRDKVVTYPWEVDVNRSASKIVAFVQTGMIRTQADLDAFVAANPNYKFKGIAPALGQLTYADLSGKDGKPDGIVDDWDKTIIKKNNNPVLLGLNFGAEWKGFSIDASFDGSFRNYKYINNLVDGNVEWNRMWKPWANDAWTPENPNATLPRRYSANDNVRTVTNTESTFWLKNASFLRMRLLNVGYSIPTSITNKIGINGVKLYFSGSNLFVISKFNKKYYDPQLGDGFSYPVMKNFNFGINVSL